In Candidatus Hydrogenedentota bacterium, the sequence TCCAGGCGTTCGTTCGCCTGTTGAATCGAGTCAAAAAGCTGGGCGCGCTCCAACGCGTTTGCCGCAGCTTCTGACACGACTTCGCAGAAATCGATCTCTTGCGTCGAGAACGGACGCTCTCGGCGTGCAATGCGCAAGAAAAGCGAGCCGACGTTCGGGTCCAGCAGAAGAATGGGAACGACCACTATCGCACGCAACCCCGCCTTGCGCATGAACACTGCGTGCGGTTTGGTCAATGGGTCCCGATATGCGTCTTCAACCACGACTTTCTCAAATCGGCGCAGCGACTGGACAATTTCAGGATACTTCGTGAGATCGATGAGCAAGTCGCTGACAGCCTGATCGTCGTGTGATGCCAGCACGTGCCCTACGTCTTCGCTGCCCCACACGCGAACAACCGAACAGCGGTCGATCTCCAGCACTTGGGCAATACGCTCCACAAAAACGAACAACACATCGTGGGAGCGGCGCTTTCCGGAAATGGCTTTTAATATGGAAAGGACGGACGACAAGTCGCGCTCTCTTCCGTCGGCATACGCGCTTACGAGAGCCGAGAACTTCGTGAACATCCCCAGCATCTGCTTGTTCCACTCAAACGCCTGCGCATCTCCCAGCTGGGCTGCCAAGCTGTCTGAAATGGTCTGACCTCCGCTCTCGCAGAATCGACGTGCCAGCCGCACTACTTCGGCGCGGTCACACGTCCATCCAGCTCGATACTGCACGGACTTGCGCGCACCCTCCAAGGTCAGACGGGAAATCATGGCGATGCTCACCGACGGAGAAAGCAATACAAGAACGTGATATCGCGAAGACTCCGAATCGAGCGCAGGCATGGCCACTACGTTCCGTGGCTTCTCGTTCTCTTCGAATGC encodes:
- a CDS encoding sensor domain-containing diguanylate cyclase, whose product is MESSLHVCLEESLFSEAMNRIISKDIFRSMAAECVKFVLSEPLQSLHVFVDAETSAMVPGCGLLQEEASGCQVFGFAFEENEKPRNVVAMPALDSESSRYHVLVLLSPSVSIAMISRLTLEGARKSVQYRAGWTCDRAEVVRLARRFCESGGQTISDSLAAQLGDAQAFEWNKQMLGMFTKFSALVSAYADGRERDLSSVLSILKAISGKRRSHDVLFVFVERIAQVLEIDRCSVVRVWGSEDVGHVLASHDDQAVSDLLIDLTKYPEIVQSLRRFEKVVVEDAYRDPLTKPHAVFMRKAGLRAIVVVPILLLDPNVGSLFLRIARRERPFSTQEIDFCEVVSEAAANALERAQLFDSIQQANERLEHLAVTDELTGLSNHRYFRQRLEEEFERARRYRLPLTLVLFDIDNFKQFNDKYGHLQGDEILRELGSRTKRVTRRSDITARYGGEEFAIIMPLTGPEGASSRAERLRHEVATTLIQGLPAGVNVTVSIGIGELEHDKMMDCEALIRAADIALYEAKARGKNQVVVANHQGE